A single window of Silurus meridionalis isolate SWU-2019-XX chromosome 11, ASM1480568v1, whole genome shotgun sequence DNA harbors:
- the tdgf1 gene encoding teratocarcinoma-derived growth factor 1, giving the protein MSHLLLRVMLSAAFACQTITHGSGCDGVICGNAKAPGKQRDQHSELLNQFNEMNAPSSAGQHQGSGAVLPFIGLTGSATQSRNCCKNGGTCILGSFCACPKHFTGRSCEYDERIRNCGVIPHGEWVQKGCSYCRCGYGVLHCFPQVFHSDCDDSQEVRWFRSNAQRTLLTHSLLCLALLLSFLL; this is encoded by the exons GCCTGCCAAACAATCACGCATGGATCAG GCTGTGATGGTGTAATATGTGGGAATGCTAAGGCACCTGGAAAGCAGCGTGACCAACACAGCGAACTGCTGAATCAGTTTAATGAAATGAATGCACCATCTTCGGCTGGCCAGCACCAGGGCTCTGGGGCCGTGTTACCTTTTATCGGACTCACTGGAA gTGCTACACAGAGTCGAAACTGCTGTAAAAACGGGGGTACGTGTATTTTGGGGAGTTTTTGTGCTTGTCCAAAGCACTTTACCGGGCGGAGTTGCGAGTATGACGAACGTATCAG AAACTGTGGAGTTATCCCCCATGGAGAATGGGTTCAAAAAGGCTGCTCCTACTGCAGATGTGGATATGGAGTGTTACACTGCTTTCCTCAGGTCTTTCATAGTGACTGTG ACGATTCCCAGGAAGTGCGCTGGTTTCGTTCGAACGCCCAAAGAACACTATTGACCCACAGTCTCCTGTGTCTGGCGcttcttctttcatttctgCTTTGA